From the Physeter macrocephalus isolate SW-GA unplaced genomic scaffold, ASM283717v5 random_241, whole genome shotgun sequence genome, one window contains:
- the SPI1 gene encoding transcription factor PU.1 isoform X1 — protein sequence MLQACKMEGFPLVPPQPSEDLVPYDTDLYQRQTHEYYPYLSSDGESHSDHYWDFHPHHMHSEFESFPENHFTELQSVQAPQLQQLYRHMELEQMHVLDAPMAPTHASLGHQVSYLPRMCLPYPSLSPAQPSSDEEEGERQSPPLEVSDGEADGLEPGPGLLHGETGSKKKIRLYQFLLDLLRSGDMKDSIWWVDKDKGTFQFSSKHKEALAHRWGIQKGNRKKMTYQKMARALRNYGKTGEVKKVKKKLTYQFSGEVLGRGGLAERRHPPH from the exons ATGTTACAGGCGTGCAAAATGGAAGGGTTTCCCCTCGTCCCCCCT CAGCCATCGGAAGATCTAGTTCCCTATGACACGGATCTCTACCAACGCCAAACGCACGAATATTACCCCTATCTCAGCAGTGATGGAGAGAGCCACAGCG ACCATTACTGGGACTTCCACCCGCACCACATGCACAGCGAGTTCGAGAGCTTCCCCGAGAACCACTTCACGGAGCTGCAGAGCGTGCAGGCTCCGCAGCTGCAGCAGCTCTACCGCCACATGGAGCTGGAGCAGATGCACGTGCTCGACGCACCCATGGCGCCCACCCACGCCAGCCTTGGCCACCAG GTCTCCTACCTGCCCCGGATGTGCCTCCCGTACCCCTCCCTGTCCCCGGCTCAGCCCAGCTCGGATGAGGAGGAGGGCGAGCGGCAGAGCCCCCCACTGGAGGTGTCTGACGGGGAGGCCGACGGCCTGGAGCCAGGGCCTGGCCTCCTGCACGGGGAGACAG GCAGCAAGAAGAAGATCCGCCTGTACCAGTTCCTGCTGGACCTGCTGCGCAGTGGCGACATGAAGGACAGCATCTGGTGGGTGGACAAGGACAAGGGCACCTTCCAGTTCTCGTCCAAGCACAAGGAGGCGCTGGCGCACCGCTGGGGCATCCAGAAGGGCAACCGCAAGAAGATGACCTACCAGAAGATGGCCCGCGCGCTTCGCAACTACGGCAAGACGGGCGAGGTCAAGAAAGTCAAGAAGAAGCTCACCTACCAGTTCAGTGGGGAGGTGCTGGGCCGCGGGGGCCTGGCCGAGCGGCGCCACCCGCCCCACTGA
- the SPI1 gene encoding transcription factor PU.1 isoform X2: protein MLQACKMEGFPLVPPPSEDLVPYDTDLYQRQTHEYYPYLSSDGESHSDHYWDFHPHHMHSEFESFPENHFTELQSVQAPQLQQLYRHMELEQMHVLDAPMAPTHASLGHQVSYLPRMCLPYPSLSPAQPSSDEEEGERQSPPLEVSDGEADGLEPGPGLLHGETGSKKKIRLYQFLLDLLRSGDMKDSIWWVDKDKGTFQFSSKHKEALAHRWGIQKGNRKKMTYQKMARALRNYGKTGEVKKVKKKLTYQFSGEVLGRGGLAERRHPPH from the exons ATGTTACAGGCGTGCAAAATGGAAGGGTTTCCCCTCGTCCCCCCT CCATCGGAAGATCTAGTTCCCTATGACACGGATCTCTACCAACGCCAAACGCACGAATATTACCCCTATCTCAGCAGTGATGGAGAGAGCCACAGCG ACCATTACTGGGACTTCCACCCGCACCACATGCACAGCGAGTTCGAGAGCTTCCCCGAGAACCACTTCACGGAGCTGCAGAGCGTGCAGGCTCCGCAGCTGCAGCAGCTCTACCGCCACATGGAGCTGGAGCAGATGCACGTGCTCGACGCACCCATGGCGCCCACCCACGCCAGCCTTGGCCACCAG GTCTCCTACCTGCCCCGGATGTGCCTCCCGTACCCCTCCCTGTCCCCGGCTCAGCCCAGCTCGGATGAGGAGGAGGGCGAGCGGCAGAGCCCCCCACTGGAGGTGTCTGACGGGGAGGCCGACGGCCTGGAGCCAGGGCCTGGCCTCCTGCACGGGGAGACAG GCAGCAAGAAGAAGATCCGCCTGTACCAGTTCCTGCTGGACCTGCTGCGCAGTGGCGACATGAAGGACAGCATCTGGTGGGTGGACAAGGACAAGGGCACCTTCCAGTTCTCGTCCAAGCACAAGGAGGCGCTGGCGCACCGCTGGGGCATCCAGAAGGGCAACCGCAAGAAGATGACCTACCAGAAGATGGCCCGCGCGCTTCGCAACTACGGCAAGACGGGCGAGGTCAAGAAAGTCAAGAAGAAGCTCACCTACCAGTTCAGTGGGGAGGTGCTGGGCCGCGGGGGCCTGGCCGAGCGGCGCCACCCGCCCCACTGA
- the SLC39A13 gene encoding zinc transporter ZIP13 isoform X2: MPGCPCPGCGMAGQRLLFLAALALELLGGAGGSQQAFRSRGVAAACRLDNKESESWGALLSGERLDTWVCSLLGSLVVGLSGVFPLLVIPLEMGTTLRSEAGARRLKQLLSFALGGLLGNVFLHLLPEAWAYTYSASPGGEGQSLQQQQQLGLWVIAGFLTFLALEKMFLDSKEKEETSQAPSKDPAAAAALSGGHHLAQPAAGPGLSAVVRNIKVSGYLNLLANTIDNFTHGLAVAASFLVSKKIGLLTTVAILLHEIPHEPVRASPAAEETVAWILPFTSGGFLYIALVNVLPDLLEEDDPWRSLQQVLLLCTGIVVMVLFSVFVE; this comes from the exons ATGCCTGGATGTCCCTGCCCTGGTTGTGGCATGGCGGGACAGAGGCTCCTCTTCCTCGCTGCTCTTGCCctggagctcctgggaggggctgggggttccCAGCAGGCCTTCCGGAGCCGGGGGGTGGCAGCGGCCTGTCGCCTGGACAATAAGGAAAGCGAGTCCTGGGGGGCCCTGCTGAGCGGAGAGAGGCTGGACACGTGGGTCTGCTCCCTCCTGGGCTCACTCGTGGTGGGGCTCAGCGGGGTCTTCCCATTGCTCGTCATTCCCTTGGAGATGGGGACCACGCTACGCTCAGAAG CTGGGGCCCGGCGCCTGAAGCAGCTGCTCAGCTTTGCCTTGGGGGGACTCCTGGGCAATGTGTTTCTCCACCTGCTGCCCGAGGCGTGGGCCTACACGTACAGTGCCAGCCCTG GTGGTGAGGGGCAGAGcctgcagcagcaacagcaactgGGACTGTGGGTCATTGCTGGCTTCCTGACCTTCCTGGCGCTGGAGAAGATGTTCTTGGACagcaaggagaaggaggagactAGCCAG GCCCCCAGCAAAGACCCTGCAGCTGCGGCCGCGCTCAGTGGAGGCCACCATCTGGCCCAGCCAGCTGCAGGGCCCGGCCTGAGCGCCGTGGTCCGGAACATCAAA GTCAGTGGCTATCTCAACCTGCTGGCCAACACCATAGACAACTTCACCCACGGGCTGGCTGTGGCTGCCAGCTTCCTTGTGAGCAAGAag aTCGGGCTCCTGACCACCGTGGCCATCCTCCTGCATGAGATCCCCCATGAG CCAGTcagggcctctcctgctgcagaggaGACTGTGGCCTGGATCCTGCCCTTCACCTCTGGCGGCTTTCTCTACATCGCCCTGGTGAACGTGCTGCCTGACCTCTTGGAGGAAGATGACCCATG GCGCTCCTTGCAGCAAGTGCTTCTCCTCTGCACGGGCATTGTGGTGATGGTGCTGTTCTCGGTCTTCGTTGAGTAA
- the SLC39A13 gene encoding zinc transporter ZIP13 isoform X3 — MPGCPCPGCGMAGQRLLFLAALALELLGGAGGSQQAFRSRGVAAACRLDNKESESWGALLSGERLDTWVCSLLGSLVVGLSGVFPLLVIPLEMGTTLRSEGGEGQSLQQQQQLGLWVIAGFLTFLALEKMFLDSKEKEETSQAPSKDPAAAAALSGGHHLAQPAAGPGLSAVVRNIKVSGYLNLLANTIDNFTHGLAVAASFLVSKKIGLLTTVAILLHEIPHEVGDFAILLRAGFDRWSAAKLQLSTALGGLLGACFAICTQSPKGVEETVAWILPFTSGGFLYIALVNVLPDLLEEDDPWRSLQQVLLLCTGIVVMVLFSVFVE; from the exons ATGCCTGGATGTCCCTGCCCTGGTTGTGGCATGGCGGGACAGAGGCTCCTCTTCCTCGCTGCTCTTGCCctggagctcctgggaggggctgggggttccCAGCAGGCCTTCCGGAGCCGGGGGGTGGCAGCGGCCTGTCGCCTGGACAATAAGGAAAGCGAGTCCTGGGGGGCCCTGCTGAGCGGAGAGAGGCTGGACACGTGGGTCTGCTCCCTCCTGGGCTCACTCGTGGTGGGGCTCAGCGGGGTCTTCCCATTGCTCGTCATTCCCTTGGAGATGGGGACCACGCTACGCTCAGAAG GTGGTGAGGGGCAGAGcctgcagcagcaacagcaactgGGACTGTGGGTCATTGCTGGCTTCCTGACCTTCCTGGCGCTGGAGAAGATGTTCTTGGACagcaaggagaaggaggagactAGCCAG GCCCCCAGCAAAGACCCTGCAGCTGCGGCCGCGCTCAGTGGAGGCCACCATCTGGCCCAGCCAGCTGCAGGGCCCGGCCTGAGCGCCGTGGTCCGGAACATCAAA GTCAGTGGCTATCTCAACCTGCTGGCCAACACCATAGACAACTTCACCCACGGGCTGGCTGTGGCTGCCAGCTTCCTTGTGAGCAAGAag aTCGGGCTCCTGACCACCGTGGCCATCCTCCTGCATGAGATCCCCCATGAG GTGGGCGACTTTGCCATCCTGCTCCGGGCCGGCTTTGACCGATGGAGCGCAGCCAAGCTGCAGCTCTCGACGGCCTTGGGGGGCCTGCTGGGTGCCTGCTTCGCCATCTGTACGCAGTCCCCCAAGGGAGTAG aggaGACTGTGGCCTGGATCCTGCCCTTCACCTCTGGCGGCTTTCTCTACATCGCCCTGGTGAACGTGCTGCCTGACCTCTTGGAGGAAGATGACCCATG GCGCTCCTTGCAGCAAGTGCTTCTCCTCTGCACGGGCATTGTGGTGATGGTGCTGTTCTCGGTCTTCGTTGAGTAA
- the SLC39A13 gene encoding zinc transporter ZIP13 isoform X1 encodes MPGCPCPGCGMAGQRLLFLAALALELLGGAGGSQQAFRSRGVAAACRLDNKESESWGALLSGERLDTWVCSLLGSLVVGLSGVFPLLVIPLEMGTTLRSEAGARRLKQLLSFALGGLLGNVFLHLLPEAWAYTYSASPGGEGQSLQQQQQLGLWVIAGFLTFLALEKMFLDSKEKEETSQAPSKDPAAAAALSGGHHLAQPAAGPGLSAVVRNIKVSGYLNLLANTIDNFTHGLAVAASFLVSKKIGLLTTVAILLHEIPHEVGDFAILLRAGFDRWSAAKLQLSTALGGLLGACFAICTQSPKGVEETVAWILPFTSGGFLYIALVNVLPDLLEEDDPWRSLQQVLLLCTGIVVMVLFSVFVE; translated from the exons ATGCCTGGATGTCCCTGCCCTGGTTGTGGCATGGCGGGACAGAGGCTCCTCTTCCTCGCTGCTCTTGCCctggagctcctgggaggggctgggggttccCAGCAGGCCTTCCGGAGCCGGGGGGTGGCAGCGGCCTGTCGCCTGGACAATAAGGAAAGCGAGTCCTGGGGGGCCCTGCTGAGCGGAGAGAGGCTGGACACGTGGGTCTGCTCCCTCCTGGGCTCACTCGTGGTGGGGCTCAGCGGGGTCTTCCCATTGCTCGTCATTCCCTTGGAGATGGGGACCACGCTACGCTCAGAAG CTGGGGCCCGGCGCCTGAAGCAGCTGCTCAGCTTTGCCTTGGGGGGACTCCTGGGCAATGTGTTTCTCCACCTGCTGCCCGAGGCGTGGGCCTACACGTACAGTGCCAGCCCTG GTGGTGAGGGGCAGAGcctgcagcagcaacagcaactgGGACTGTGGGTCATTGCTGGCTTCCTGACCTTCCTGGCGCTGGAGAAGATGTTCTTGGACagcaaggagaaggaggagactAGCCAG GCCCCCAGCAAAGACCCTGCAGCTGCGGCCGCGCTCAGTGGAGGCCACCATCTGGCCCAGCCAGCTGCAGGGCCCGGCCTGAGCGCCGTGGTCCGGAACATCAAA GTCAGTGGCTATCTCAACCTGCTGGCCAACACCATAGACAACTTCACCCACGGGCTGGCTGTGGCTGCCAGCTTCCTTGTGAGCAAGAag aTCGGGCTCCTGACCACCGTGGCCATCCTCCTGCATGAGATCCCCCATGAG GTGGGCGACTTTGCCATCCTGCTCCGGGCCGGCTTTGACCGATGGAGCGCAGCCAAGCTGCAGCTCTCGACGGCCTTGGGGGGCCTGCTGGGTGCCTGCTTCGCCATCTGTACGCAGTCCCCCAAGGGAGTAG aggaGACTGTGGCCTGGATCCTGCCCTTCACCTCTGGCGGCTTTCTCTACATCGCCCTGGTGAACGTGCTGCCTGACCTCTTGGAGGAAGATGACCCATG GCGCTCCTTGCAGCAAGTGCTTCTCCTCTGCACGGGCATTGTGGTGATGGTGCTGTTCTCGGTCTTCGTTGAGTAA
- the SLC39A13 gene encoding zinc transporter ZIP13 isoform X4 yields the protein MPGCPCPGCGMAGQRLLFLAALALELLGGAGGSQQAFRSRGVAAACRLDNKESESWGALLSGERLDTWVCSLLGSLVVGLSGVFPLLVIPLEMGTTLRSEAGARRLKQLLSFALGGLLGNVFLHLLPEAWAYTYSASPGGEGQSLQQQQQLGLWVIAGFLTFLALEKMFLDSKEKEETSQAPSKDPAAAAALSGGHHLAQPAAGPGLSAVVRNIKVSGYLNLLANTIDNFTHGLAVAASFLVSKKIGLLTTVAILLHEIPHEVGDFAILLRAGFDRWSAAKLQLSTALGGLLGACFAICTQSPKGRRLWPGSCPSPLAAFSTSPW from the exons ATGCCTGGATGTCCCTGCCCTGGTTGTGGCATGGCGGGACAGAGGCTCCTCTTCCTCGCTGCTCTTGCCctggagctcctgggaggggctgggggttccCAGCAGGCCTTCCGGAGCCGGGGGGTGGCAGCGGCCTGTCGCCTGGACAATAAGGAAAGCGAGTCCTGGGGGGCCCTGCTGAGCGGAGAGAGGCTGGACACGTGGGTCTGCTCCCTCCTGGGCTCACTCGTGGTGGGGCTCAGCGGGGTCTTCCCATTGCTCGTCATTCCCTTGGAGATGGGGACCACGCTACGCTCAGAAG CTGGGGCCCGGCGCCTGAAGCAGCTGCTCAGCTTTGCCTTGGGGGGACTCCTGGGCAATGTGTTTCTCCACCTGCTGCCCGAGGCGTGGGCCTACACGTACAGTGCCAGCCCTG GTGGTGAGGGGCAGAGcctgcagcagcaacagcaactgGGACTGTGGGTCATTGCTGGCTTCCTGACCTTCCTGGCGCTGGAGAAGATGTTCTTGGACagcaaggagaaggaggagactAGCCAG GCCCCCAGCAAAGACCCTGCAGCTGCGGCCGCGCTCAGTGGAGGCCACCATCTGGCCCAGCCAGCTGCAGGGCCCGGCCTGAGCGCCGTGGTCCGGAACATCAAA GTCAGTGGCTATCTCAACCTGCTGGCCAACACCATAGACAACTTCACCCACGGGCTGGCTGTGGCTGCCAGCTTCCTTGTGAGCAAGAag aTCGGGCTCCTGACCACCGTGGCCATCCTCCTGCATGAGATCCCCCATGAG GTGGGCGACTTTGCCATCCTGCTCCGGGCCGGCTTTGACCGATGGAGCGCAGCCAAGCTGCAGCTCTCGACGGCCTTGGGGGGCCTGCTGGGTGCCTGCTTCGCCATCTGTACGCAGTCCCCCAAGGGA aggaGACTGTGGCCTGGATCCTGCCCTTCACCTCTGGCGGCTTTCTCTACATCGCCCTGGTGA